The sequence gatattactcaatccttgagattgaccttaaagattgagaattcaaactcatggaattcgatgatatctaaactcgagcttgaacgagaaaatattttgataaaaaaatacaaaccgatttgttttctgaaaacccattttcaatgcgttcattaccattgagcgtaaaatcctaggaattcaccgggaattcattaggtcacctgaactaaatcgggtgtcaaccgtaagaacggtggttgcatagcatggtcggagacaggaccttgtgccagaccgaaaaaaaaaattataggatgatctttactattgctcctaccaaggatagtactagcatccaacacgtaattagaccataatcaaatgcatgtcacaagacattgccttaacagtttcttgttcatcgctttcctttacaactggacggtagtttaccgaaaggtaatatacggaacaagtaaactggatgtgtgctatccGATACCGGGATGGCAGTGGATTATacaagcctaaaagttttagccaaaatattgatccacaaatatattttgcaacaccgatgatggatcaaatcagaaaacttgtctagggtaaaatctagcctgaattttcaaaagatcaaatgttttcataaagatccaatttccttaaggatctaaatttttatagtcatgtgggactgtaaaccgcctttcaaatgtgcactttgctttgaaaaccgaaagtaaatcggctatttgattgaaagtgtcgttgacctaaacccgaggcaacagtggatgacacacccacctttaaccatggttctatcgttactatcattgtttataccgctctatcaaaatcactgatgtacaaagtgtgaagaataaagaagtgatttgtatgtttttatttcaagactgtattgcttgaggacaagcaacgctcaagtgtggggatattgataaggctaaaaaggaacatatatttcatagcattattccccaagaaagacaatattttagttgcaattgttccattttcgagtaatattcgtttattttaaataagtgcgaagacaaaaggcgaaaacgacgaattgaagacaaaaaggtccaaaaggctcaaatgtacaagatacaattcaaaaggttcaatttattgaggaagaacgtctaaaaacgacaagagtacaagttacaaaacacaaagtacacgatataaaatagtacgcaagggcgttcgaaaatccggaaccgggacatgagtcaactctcaacgctcgacgcaacggtgtaaaaattatgagtcaactatgcgcaagaataaaatataatatttaaataattcataataagaataatattaaataataaaaagttgttaattaagcatagttcaggggtcgtaaatgaaaattcaatttcaacttttgcctataaaaggcgatgtagTTCGTAGATTTAAGCACAACTTTTTCTAtcctctttttatctatatatcgatcaaatatctatatctaatatccaatatctatatttataattctctatcataatgttaatgtaatcagatataacaataatcttaattttaattttaaattatgataataataagatttatgatagagatcgtttgagtgtataaagtcgaaattctgtccgtgtaacgctacgctatttttaatcattgtaagttatgttcaacctttttacattaatgtctcgtagctaagttattattatgcttatttaaaacgaagtaatcatgatgttgggctaattactaaaattgggtaattgggctttgtaccataattggggtttagacaaaagaacgacacttgtggaaattagactatgggctattaatgggctttatatttgtttaactaaatgatagtttgttaatgttaatataaagatttacaattaggcgtccctataaattaccatatacactcaatcggacacgatgagcggggtatttatatgtacgaataatcgttcatttaaccggacacgggaatggattaatagccactagaataattaaaacaagggtgaaattatgtacaaggacacttggtataattgataacaaaatattaaaaccttgggttacactcagtcgacatcctggtgtaattattaaacaaagtattaaaatcttgttacagtttaagtccccaattagttggaatatttaacttcgggtataagaataatttgatgaggacactcgcactttatgtttatgactgatggactgttatggacaaaaaccaaacggacatattaaataattcaggacaaaggacaattaacccatgggcataaaattaaaatcaacacgtcaaacatcatgattacggaagtttaaataagcataattcctttattttatctctttttcgcatttttaattatcgcacttttattttatgtcatttaatttatcgcactttatttattgttatttactttactctttaaattaagttatttttatattttacattaggttttaattgtgacttaagtcttaaaaatcgacaaaccggtcattaaacggtaaaaaaaccccccttttataataataatactactagtacatatatatatttttttgtattttttacaaatattgtgtgtaaaaatatagcgttaaacttcactagctccctgtggaacgaaccggacttactaaaaactacactactctacgattaggtacactgcctataagtgttgtagcaaggtttaagtatatccactcgataaataaataaataacttgtgtaaaattgtagcatatttaatagtatttagtaacaaaaataatactatttcgtaccccatccCTACAACATCAATGGTAAGAGAGGGAattgtattaggtcataaaatttcttgtgcgggattggcggtggatagagctaaagtggaagtcatagccaaattaccaccaccgacaaatgtgaaaggtgtaagaagttttctggggcacgccggtttttaccgtcggttcattaaagatttttctaaaattgctaccccgatgaacaaacttctaGAGAAAGATGCTCCATTTGTCTTCACGAAtgagtgtcttaacgcctttaacctccttaaagcaaaactcacgcaatcacccattctcatatcgccgaattggtcaattccattcgaacttatgtgtgatgcaagtgactttgctattggtgccgtcttggggcaaagaattgaaaaacatttccagcccatttattatgctagtaagacattgcaaggagcccaacttaattacactaccaccgagaaggaactcctggcaattgtcttttcatttgataaattccgatcctatttggtactagcaaagacggttgtctatacagaccattcagcattaaagtacttgcttactaagcaagatgctaaaccccgattgatacgttgggtcttgcttttgcaagaattcgacattgatattaaagacaaaaagggggccgaaaacttAGCTGTCGATCACATTTCTCGCCTTGAGagcccgaatcttgaggttctccatgagactgttatccaagataacttttcggatgaaaatctcatgaaaattgagaaaattgatgatccttggtttgttgacatagccaactatcttgcgggtggatttctagaaaccggtatgtcacatcaaaaacgaaagaaatttttcagtgacttaaaatactatttttgggaaaacccgtatctcttcaaacggtgccccgatgggataatccgtcgctgtgtctccggggaagaatgcaatcaaattcttctccaatgtcatcttggtcccactggtggacatttcggaccccaaatcacggggagaaaagtctatgaggccggtttttattggcctaccatctttaaagatgcccaccgtatatgtaattcatgcgattcttgccaaagggcaggaaagattagtcaaagagacgaaatgcctcaaaatataatccaagtttgtgaggttttcgatatttggggcattgacttcatgggaccattcccaaaatctcattccaaccaatacatactcgttgccgttgactacgtatcaaaatgggctgaggcaaaggctctccccacaaacgatgcacgagttgttgtaacttttcttaaagacctttttgcccggttcggtacccctaaggctttaattagtgatcgtggtacccatttttgcaacactcaattagaaaaggtgttaaaacgatatgggataacccataaaatttctacatcttatcacccacaaacaagtgggcaaagttgaaaatacgaatcgggcacttaaaaggatccttgagaaaacggttggatccaatcctaaggtgtggtcaacgaagcttgatgatactttgtgggcatttagaaccgcctacaaaactcctattggaaccacaccttaccgtcTAGTCTATgagaaggcatgtcatctccctttggagatagagcacaaatcacattgggctcttaagacttgtaatctcgatcttgaagatgcgggaaaccttcgtttaaaccaactaaatgagttggatgagttgagacataacgcctatgaaaactcgctcatatacaaggaaaagaccaaagtttggcacgataaccgtgttaagaatccgaaagattttaaagaaggtgatcgtgttttgttattcaactcacgatttaaacttttccctggaaaactcaagtcccgatggatgggaccatttgttgttaacaaagtttttccgtatggaacggtggaattacggaatgcgaagggtgatacgtttaaggtaaacggacacagggtcaaactatatgttgacggacccatgaacattgaagatgaggtaaaactcattttcaaccccaaagctacctaaaTTTGGGGGAAGAGTCGGGTGAAGCGACTCGTGTTTTTAAAACCTTCACAAATGTTAAAAATAGGTTTTTGTGTGAATTATATGATTTTGAGTGATTTTAATTTTTGTTGAATGCCATTACGTTCACCAATCTGTTACCAACCTCACTGTACTGACCAAACGCGAAAAAATAGCTGAAAaccactgtgcgcgccgcgcacccctaagATGTGCGCTCAACGCACTTTGTAAAAACTGGGTCAGAAGGTTTTTTAGCTCAGATCGTTAGTGCGCGCCACGCACCCAAAAATGTGCGCTTGGCGCACTCTTAAATCTTGGTCGGATCAGCTTCAAATTTTTGTGGGACCCACGATTTTATCTCCTCTTTACAACCACACACTCGTTTTTCACTCACTCCTCACCCAAAATTGCAGATCCTTCTCTCTTTCACTCTAAAACActccaaaccctaatttcaatccTTCCAATTTTAACCAATTCTTCTCAAATCAAAGCCTAAATCAAGATGCCTAGGGTATGTTCATATGATTCCTCTTATCTTTCTTTCCAATACTTCGATTTCATACTTAATTTTTTGAATTGCTTAAGAAATTTATGTGGGTTTTCTTGAATTGATAATTGTTCTATACATTAACATTctttaggttgttataattgccttgtatgccttaaaatcatattacattgtgtttttagggtatatttatgattctagggtttatgtaaaatttaaatccgaattttggcttTGAATTTGGTTAAATTTGGTTCCTAGCAAAGTGTTTGTGAATGTTTGAGATAATTTGTGTACTTCATAAGtatgtatcacattttgagcatGACATGGTTAATGTTTTGGAAATCTAACATATTTTGGTTCTTAATTGATATAAATACTTGACAATTGTTAAGTTTCCATTACTTTGTATCTAATGTGGTAGTTTGGgggatgagaatgatatgaggTTCATGTTCAATTTTGGTTTCTAAAACGCTAGATTTGTTATGTTAATCTTGGATTTTTTGAGAAAATGTTTACATGAATGATTAACATGattatgtgctatatgtatttttgaacatatacttgatttatgATGAACTCACAGTAATGCATACTATTGTCTATGCGCCTCTTTTGTTTTGCTGTATGTTTTATGTGTGCAGTACAACTTTAGATCAAGGGCAAGTCAACAACAAGAAGAACCTTCCCACCGATACCGAGAAGAACAAGATTCTTCGGATGAACAAAATTATCCACCAAATGAACGACAATCTTCACCCGAAGCAtcaccggatcaaaatgatccaagggtttggttagcttatgtccgggATCACCCGGATTACGCAAGTGAATAATTGGGTAGCGAACAAAACATgtgatgccacttggtattttgacccggctCCATTGGTTGAAGCAAGGGAATATGATAGAGTGTCGAGAATGTTGGAGGTTAAATACCGGCTTTTAACTGGCAGGCTAATAACAATCAGGGCATGGGAAAGAATTATgggattcaatgatgtcatatacccGGAATTATGCAAAAAATTCATAGCATCTTTACGTTTTGATCTCATTATGGACCCAACAAATCAAAACTTCATGAGATTTCGTTTAGGTGGAATCGATCTGGCACTTAGTCAAATTGAGTTTGCCCGACTAATTGATTTGTATATCGAGCTAGATGATGCCCAACTCAATGCTTACTTACGGTCAGCCTAGTATTATGACGATTCTTATGATCCACACCCATTTTGGAACGATATGAGTGACACTCAATTCTCCTCTAGCCAAAGCAAGTTCACCGATATAAATGATAAAGACAAAAGAATGCTTCATCGACTATTTGCATGTACGtttaatgcaagaaaacatggcACAAATAAGGTAACACGTCAAGATGTTTTTCTTGTAGACAAAATCTACAACCAAAGTAGTGTCGACATTCCATCTACTTTGGCGGATTATCTTGACAACTCACAGGGAGATAGAGGGTTGAATCAGATTGTTGGTGGGCATTACATCACCCAAATTGCCAGGCATTTTGGTGTCGATTTCTCTCGGTTGATTCCAAACAGTACAACGATGAAGCCTTTAAGCAAGACTTATTTTCTGAATGCAGAATTTTTTAGCTACAACaatcatcaaaggcttattccaTTTATCCCGAGGGTAAACGAACCACCACGTGCCCATGATCATGAAGCGGGTGGTAGTGGTGTTGGAAGAGATGATGTGGAGGGAGAGGTTCACatggaagaacctgaaactgaagaagagttaccacaagctcaaaagcgaaggcgtaggcggacacaaaggtcaagggaagaagagttggaggaagtgattttcggttttcatgatatgagggtaggttatcaacacagggataaccaaaatgaggaacaaaggcaacattttaaccaatatcatgaagaacaacgcgagcataatagggtggtaaggtatgaccaaaggtgggggaattacaggggcgattggcttcgccataatgttgTTTTATATATGCAAAACCCACAAGAATATTATGCTACTTCCTACCAACATCCGACCTACTACAACACCCCAAACCGAATTCCGAGTCCTCCGTTATATGAGGAACGGGTGGCCATGCAAGATGCTCAAAGACGCTTTGAGGAGCAATACCCGCAGggaagacctaggaatgatggttcgGGAACCTACTCCGACTGGCCTTTTGGTAACTTCTTCGGTGACACTTAGAGGGCTCATGTGCCCTATTTGGTAATATTTGGTAACATTTGGTAATTTTTCAGAATTGTTTCTTTTAAGACAATGGTGtgtaataattagaatatttatgttgtacgcttgacatttgtggtggttgtgttacatacaccacttttatctattatgttttgtgtgtttgtttatttcttattgttaaggtttagtgatgctggcattaagttcagcgccatcgctcacctacatttcacgatctccggctttatgccaaggtttttcgaactcttttcacactaatgccctcgcgaatttttaaattatttctgattttaagtaatgagggccttacttaatcttaagtgtgggggagggggtaattctctcggatatgcaatacaacttggcttattgtcgcattttatgaaaaaaaatttaattttagaACTAAAAGTATTAGCGAAAAAGCCAAATGTGGGGGATGTTCCTAATCTTTTCGAATTATTATCACAAATTTTTGCAAagttaaaacgattaaagtacttttgacttggaaataaaagaaataaaagtcacTGAACGAAAgggatgacacacttgctaacttatgttagaagatgtaatccagaacagctgtaggttgacgaacaaacttgaaaagtcatctctatcatcggctggaaattcacctcacctcagcatcaaacagggtttttggtggccagacttatcctaaccatgagatggatctgtctcgtacaatggggggcacattgcaaattagcttttaagtctaatgaatctaatccccagatggatgatctccgtaaagatcaaccgcatctatgtttgaccgcggtcaacatacatatgccataacaaattgaggtgtgcaaactcatggttcaccgatgatatttggacacgatataagtttcttttaaaacttatgctattttatgaactatattgtgtaaaaccatttttttgggcgcccggttaagagttccatgatactacaatcatgggggcggacagcttgctaatcgccgactgagacttcggttttcagttaccctcaaccggaatttgaggttaaaatcggaaaacgtgtctagtttaaaaactagcattgacattttcaaaatcttaaaacgttttctcaaagatccaattttccctaaggatccaaacttttaaaaagaactttcaccaaagttcgtctctcccaaataatccaaatgtgtgcgtgtgtttcataaattgtgtgtgtacctaaacgagtgtgtattccaatggtgtaaacttgtgtactatatcgtgtgagtatgtattccatttgtgttttatgggtttcatatagcgtgagtttgtgtgtgttttgcatgattcgtgtgatttgtgtaaattgtacctcgaataatgcgtgtgattcattgttgtttgtgttttgtatatgaatgattagaacaagacttgcttgaggacaagcaagagttaagtatgggggattttgatattactcaaattagtcatatctttagtcgtaatatcgcgtcctattgttatttatttcatatgtaaacattgtaattccgtttgtatttcatagtattgtaatatagtctagaatcattgtaaacttgaagaaatatgaagatattGTATGGTAACAGCTCAGAGATCAAAAACGAGACCAGAAACCCAAAGACaaaagagtgcgctcagcgcaccccaaaatgtgcgctcagcgcacattgcataaatttgatcaaaggatttcttggccaaaaccaaagtgcgccaagcgcacatttaggtggtgcgcgccgcgcacagtagtgcgctcagcgcacccattcacgcacttttaacagaaaagcagatttgaacATGCGTAGTCGAGCTGTAAAGTAAAAAGCGAAGTAGGTGAGAGTtcgctcagcgcacccttactgtgcgcgccgcgcacagtgctttttcaccaacttttcagcttatttaattccatttccagtttcatttgaggggtaccagtttcctttctgctcagagacgaaaacatacgattcaaagcagttcctaggcttatcaaagtgcatctaagcactcaaatcattgaagaatccaaaatcattcaagagcttcatctaagattactcctaaaaggttaatcttgtatttacaatgaattctatctttgttactgttatgtttaagttttcaagcatgattgttgactagtccattttatgttcatctagataaataaccgagatgttgaatgtttactattgattgattgtaattatgcacgatagtttgatgtttgaatacaagaaccatttttgttaagtttaatcctttcgattcaactagttgatatgttcatttgattaagaaacatcatcttgttaagttaatgtattgatttacacctagtgacatgtgtttatccgtcttttactaaaaaagataagttgagttcaaatggttaatttacataagaatgtaagaacgactcttgtagatactttggaatagcttaattagtatgtgtaattgtctaggagaatgaccaatttcTTAAAATctattatacacactttcaactacctagttacatcaattaacatgtgttagtgatttgccttatctagtgacgtttatagggatcttattataacacttagttaattatttgggttgggtgaattgagcatttaaccggaccaagggaatgaactaagttaaacctttagttgatataggagtggatcatgtacaacacaccattgacttgatcattcttcaagtcttcaaactagttgaattagttgattacaaataggaggtcttagatgataagaacatcacttgcatcatgtaatcccgtttgagtgtttgcgcaagactactcttggtgaaccaattaattagttctcgtgcataaccaatcaatgcgatcttaatcctaaataacattcaacattaagggtaaaaaattagatgagcatatttctttaatttgaattcaaaactatctttctgttttcataaactaaaaataccaaaaatattgtctttttaatctcattcatcacttgattcgcctatcgtaaaagggcaaaccaaaatatatcttgtacttgtaattttcttagataatcacaatttagtctataatcctaatttgatttagatactgtccttggaacgatacacggattttaccatttactatactactacacgatcgggtacactgcccgttagtgtgtagcaatctctaatcggtatttttccatactatttcatacgataattcatataccacgttttgcacatcactcGTAATCGGAGAACAAGGGAGCTACGTGATAGATCGTGTACAAAGACATACGATCCAATTTGGTTGAACATTTATGATCTATTCGAGAATTAAGGTAATTTTATGAATTTTATTTAGTAATTTAGTTTATTTTATGGataaatgtaattttttttttatgaattttagCTCAGTATTTTATTTTATGaagtttattttaataaaaaatagtaattaatagtaattttttttattaaaatataaaaatggacaaTGAAATGGATACTGAAATGAACACTGTGGACACCTCCACTCATGTCATTGAAAGTCATATTCTAGATTTACTTGTGACCTTGAAATGGACGCTGAAAAATGGACATGAACACCTTGTGCTCTTAGAGTGTACGTGGATAGTGAGTATTTGAATTTGTATTAAAACATTATTATTCCGCTGAAACTAACTAGCATTCTATGATCCAGTTTAAGTAAGTAATTAAGGATGCGTTTGATAAACATAATTATTAAGTGTTGGATGATTCAAAATCTGAATGGTTCAAAAAGTTTTCATTGAACTTGATTCTGAACGACACCTGTTTAATTATTATTCTGAATGAATTCTATAAATGatgtaaaattaatgtattaattttttaaatgaataaataaatgaaTATAATTTTTTGAAAAGTGTTATGAATATAATTAAAGAAAGATATTAAAAGAAATGGAAACATCGAATAGTTAACATAGTTTTTCAACTCTGAATAATTCAACAAAGATTGTTGAACGGTTCAACTATTAAGTTGTCGCACGTAAGCACAATTATAACTGATGTGACGAGTAACAAAATGACAAGCATCATATAAAAAACGGTCGTcgttgattaaaaaaaaaaaaaactttagacTTCTAGGTTTTGGTAGAAAGTTTGGCAATACGATGACATGTGATCTCTTTAAAGTCTCAATCCCATAGTTGTCACTTTTAACAACCGTATGTATGGCATACTCCAAGTTATCATTTCTTGCTCTTCTTGTTCTCCCCTCAATCATCCTCCTCATCATCCTTAAACTCATCGTCCGTCCCCACCCAATCAAAATCCCAATCAAATCACGTCGCGTTCTCATCACTGGTGGGTCCACCGGCATTGGCTTAGCTCTAGCTCGCCAAGCTGCAGCCGAAGGTGCACATGTCACTATATTAGCTCGTAACCTAGAAAATTTACGAGAAGCTAAAACTTCAATTCGTTCAtctactggtattgatgttgatatTGTAAGTGCTGACGTTTGCGACTTTGAAGCTGTTAAGAATGCAGTTGAAAGTGTGGGTATGATTGATGTTTTGGTTTGTAATCAAGGTGTGTTTGTTTGTCATGAGCTTGAGAATCAGGATATTGAAGTAGTTAAGAGAATGATTGATGTTAATTTGATTGGGACGTTTAATTTGGTTAAAGTTGTGTTGCCTGGAATGAGGAATCGTAGTGATCGAAAGCCGGTTTCTATTTCGTTTATGTCTTCTCAGGCCGGCCAGGTACTTTGCTGTATAACTCGAAATATATTTCTTATGTTCTTGTTAAGTGATTATCACTTGAAATCAAAGTTTACATGTAAAGGAAATAAGGAAATTAAATGGAAATATTTCAAAGATAAGACATGATGTTAGTGCATATAAAATGGAAATCCCTACTTCTAATCGTTTTGTATGTTTAACTTAGTCATTTGGTCATAAAAGATATTGTAATCGAACAATGGATATTTGGATATTGGTTTATATTTACGTTACTTAAGTAATTATATATGAATGTTTAGATATAATTGTTTATTGTTTTGGTAACGAGATCCTTAATGTTTAATCCAAAGTTAAACTGAGTTGTCTAACGAGAACA comes from Rutidosis leptorrhynchoides isolate AG116_Rl617_1_P2 chromosome 4, CSIRO_AGI_Rlap_v1, whole genome shotgun sequence and encodes:
- the LOC139842121 gene encoding 3-dehydrosphinganine reductase TSC10A-like — protein: MAYSKLSFLALLVLPSIILLIILKLIVRPHPIKIPIKSRRVLITGGSTGIGLALARQAAAEGAHVTILARNLENLREAKTSIRSSTGIDVDIVSADVCDFEAVKNAVESVGMIDVLVCNQGVFVCHELENQDIEVVKRMIDVNLIGTFNLVKVVLPGMRNRSDRKPVSISFMSSQAGQVGIYGSTSYSASKFGLRGLAEALQQEVIADDIHVSLIFPPETNTDTLTKEKQRRPQLTNIISASSTAMQVDEVAKKTLNGIKSGCFYVHCNWHGLILSLISSGYSPQRSYLMAFIEVIFAGFARIISLCFQWTWYDCIEKHRAHQKECTTTITLT